The sequence cattggtagagacctgaaaaattcccggttcattacgtgctatgctaaaattcaaataattataccttagtgctccTTCTGCCATTGGtctactgttaatctggaggactgagggccaattagagaccctcattcgtagaagtgtcgaataacaggccacccagccgagacgactcacaaatcagcagccaatgaacagttggcatttgcccgcgTGTGTAAGGGATAttgcagtctatcctaaaggtcattgaacccgcgatttttcctgtctctactcattggcccagagtcgcccagatgaacagtaagccaatagtaagagcagcttaaaggtatgtgtgtatgaatttcagactatcgcgaaatgaatctgtgaatttttccggtctccaatcATGAACAATACACCTTGCACTATTTGGATCTCGTGCACGGAGACATGATGGATCGATATACCTACAAGGTGGCTGCCTTGCGTGATGCTGTTGGTTCAGCTTGGAATTTGCAGTTTGTATCGTCAGTGCGAGGCTGACTGATCCTAATCAATTATGTGATCGCGCGTCATGTTGTCTCTGTCCTCTTTCATCGCTTTGTTGTTTAGGTTGTCCCTCAATTCCTGGAAGCACTGCAGGTAGTCCTGCCTGAGAAcggaaaagggtggggggggggggggggttggtcatTAGGGACAGTACAGTCGCGCCTAGAACATTGTAGCCGGGCATGTACCAGACTTGCTGACAGGTAAATATGGCCTTAAAGGCACTGTCGCAACGTAAAAATTATGCTTTCAACGCCTTCCAATAAAGTTGTAGGGTTACAAAAAACCGAAAACGTAATGTTTGTTAGGCAAGTTTGATGACTTGAGTTTCTGTCAAATATTTGGCATGtaggttataaaataaattttaataaaaaagtggCGATCGAAAAAGGAAATGACATCCGTTACCTTCGCaaagaatctttaaaatggcgaagaaacatgtgttataaaagtgaaataactgaaataatgaTGATATGAATAGAGAATGCAGTTTaatttctaatattaatttaacttgttTAAGTTGTAAGATTCCAATCATATTTAGTTATTCGgtaaggcaaaagtaaatgctaatCAATGAATTCTAATcacactggaaaaaaataatacgtgTGTTCAGCCTTTAAAACGCGCCGGTCGCAAACGGACAGCACTGATCAGCATTTCGTGTAGTTCTTATTGGCTTTTGTGCCTACATCGTCCGTTGTTTTCCGTTTACCTTTTTTGAAACAGCAACCGGAAACAGTAAATAGCATGAGTGTTCTTCTTGGGacaaaaaagttcaagttgaccaatgtttTCGGACCAACGCCCACGACGTCCATGACGTCAGAGTGACACGCGGGCCAATCAGTGATCAGTATCCATCGGACACAatttaggacattgcaattgAAGACGGACCTTTACAGTCCAAAATACTCGTTGACATAAGTTATTTGAATAAcccaaattcctttttttttttttctttattcaaatatcccctgtaaaaaaaattattgcatccAATTCgaagcatcaattaaaatattatccaGTCAGTTTTATGTTTAGATACCAAAAATATCAACAAGGACTGGTGCGTATAAAAAAtcttgtttttataataataaaatatttatttgttttatttatacacATCACAATTTTGGTTTTCACATCACATAGTACgttcaaaatataatataaactaaTGCTAAACTGTGTCATTGCATTTAACTCTCGCATacaattgtaaaaatataaaaggtagtcagtatatatatatatattgttttcatTTGTAGGGACTTACTTTGACTAGAGTAAATGTAATTTTGCTTATAATACTAacataaattttacataatttagtTTCACGCATATAACTTCAAGAATTCTGTCAGTATCACTGTGAGATACTCAGTCTTCAAGTGCGCTagtggtcgaatgggaagacggtcaAATGGGGagaggggataggtacgtagcggagcatgctctATGCTAgtttgtaacggccggaagggaagacggcaggggagaggtggaaatgGCGTaacagtgatgctacggaattctcgtaacgttgCTTTTATTTGTCTAGTCCTCTGTTTTCGTAACgtctaacgattgacgctaccatatttattttattttattcaaagtgtttataatttatatattcgcgtggaaaagagttattgattgttgcaattaactttataagcatcactaatttttatgtaaacaatgtgattgaaaatgaaaaaaaaagtatggagTTAAGCTTTATTAAGTGTTATTTAGTTTTTGGTGTGTGATCATTTTGATTTGAcatgtcaaaaggacttatagactcgtgagatagactttataagtgtaatttattttcgattgaagttttttttttttgttcttccatTTTATTCAGCCAAAGaccatgatttaaaataaaaatattaaaaagacagAAGCCGATAATATGTGTTATTGAAgacaacgtgggaataaaccaccAAAAGAGGCGCCAATAAGTGCCAGTGAACAGATGCGATAATACAGGGCGcggaaaacagtttttttttttttttccatttgagaTCATatccgcatccttactattctcaattattatctcttgtttgattaataaaaattaataacttatctCTATATGTAATAACAAATCAGTTTAACTTAACTCGCGCGTGGACtgcatgttaaaattttttttatcggttGTTTTTCCTGCCACTATAATATCTCGcgttatggcttttttttttttggtatccaTGGCTAAACGACGCTAACCTATCAATCACAAGCAAACACATAATATGTGTAGTTCTGAGGTAGGTACCTACTTGAGAAACCCCGCTAAGTTTGAATGAGAAATGACTGCTTATGGAGTAAATGTAGGTAACTAGTTGCTGGGTTAAAAGTATAAAATCATCTTATATTCTTATTTGCATTTGCACTgccaacacacacaaaaaatatattatacaatCATAACCAGTTACAAAACACACATCTAAAAGAGTCAAAGTACCAAAATATATACCTGAATAACCAagaaatttgtaactttttcttaCAAACAAGTAAAATAACGATTGACTCAAATGTAGTAGGAACAAAATCATTGTCAGTCAAATACCTGTTCGCTATCGAACAAGAGAATATAATTAAACTATTGTATGGCTCCAAGATTACGTCCTTACCATTTGCACATTATAATAGCAATAATGTCATCACATTCTAGAATGGTTGAAAAATCTCTGTAAAAGTACGCCCTTTATAGTAGAGTAGAAAcctttttgtgattttattgtttaaattaataaatataacacGAATCAACAATAGTATAGAAAACATATAAATCATGAATGCTAGCCAAATGTATTTTTCGGtatgatttttaatttgaaaattgatATATTCTGTGCTTAAAAAACTTTGGCTTAACTCAAACCATTTTTGAATTCCTCATTAAAAAAGTTGTTGCAAATTTTAATGATAGTAACAGTCTTTTTCTGGTTACATAAAGATTAATTTTGTTTGAAGAAACAAAACTTTGCAGAATTGCAACATTTCAAtggttcatatttaaaaaaaaaaaaatattttattttgttctaaaaatattatttgttaccgGTATAGCAAAGAAAGTGTTCTACGATGAGgacgtaaaaataataaaaaaagaagctaAAAACTACAGCTTTCAGTAgtagtaaaaaattacaaacaacctTTTAAGAATGCATAGAAAAAGGAATTTGTAAACATGGAACCACACTACAGAAAACTCGAGTTCACACTCACAAGACAGTCTCATAGTGGAAAAGTTTGCACAAATACACGTGAAGGCCAAAATTGGCTCATCAGAACATTAATCTCCACAAAGTCACATGCCACCACAAAAGGCACTGTGAAATGGATATGGGTTAGTTCAGATCACATTCTTCGATATATTCACAGCCTTTACAATCCCAACGTAGTTACCATTTTTTACATGTCCAGTTAAAAGCATATACACTGAGATAAAATATACGTATTACATATATCTCAATGGAAATTATATTCTACACCACCAGCAACCCTCCTAGACAATAAAGACCTGTGTTGGAGATGCCTTATGAATAGTGCCACAATATTTCATAGATTCGTTGGGTAACTAAGTAGACTTGATGCACATATGCATGTGCTTCATGTTGATGATTGATTTACTGTTCACTTGTCTTGCCCTTGAAGAGCTTGAGACAGTTAAAAACAAGGATAACAAGTGGTTTCCCAATCAAGCACAGTAACCTGTCTAAGGTCGTGACCTCATTATAGACCAATgagcattaaaaaaatgttctttgaatgatttttgtaAAGGGTAAGATTGAGTCAGAAAATTTtcatggacatatgccattgctggttttcactgtatgttacagagaaattaaaaaaaaaatatattacaataaagATGAATATATGTACTTATGTTTAATTTCAACGCTGGGTTCGTTTGCGTGTCGCTATGTTGCCGTTCTGTTGTCAGATTTTGTCGTTCGTTCGTCTATATGTCATTCTGCTATCCAAGAATTTGGTTTTAATTTTCTGTTCTTGATACAACTGACTTTTCATTGTCATCTCACATTTTTCTTCTGTGCCGTGATTTTTTCCCCCCGACAAATTACTTCCACAGAATTATTTGTGCTGTTTACACATATTAACACATTTAAAATTTGCTGATATTTCTAGATTTTTCTGTGTGTTGgtatattcatctttcttgtccgaCCTGTGATTTCTCGAAAACCGACAATGAcatatgtgcatatatatatttaatcgaGCATTATAAAAAGAGACAATTGGATTCAAGCAATTTGAAACTGAGCTGGAGTTAAATGAATAAGCGAAATAAACATGGCTCTATCCACAACCAGTCCTACATCACTCGAACTACTACATATAAACAATGGTTTAGAATGTCCCATGTAGGCCTACAGCTAATCCGGTTGTTGGACCAAAGTTCGGTAACTGATCACTCAAAAACTTATTCTAAAATGTTATGGCACCCTTTCTCTCTAATCTTTTTTTCAATGACCAATATAacgatataatatttaaaatatttattacaaatccaCAATGTTGTTCCGTTCCCAGCAAACGTATGTcacatttcactaaaaagaaagaaaaaacaaaaaaaatagtagtcTATTTTTCGGAACTGAATGAACAACTGCAGCTCACCAGAGATCCGAAATTTGGTTTCGATGACCATAAAATGAAATAGCAGACCTTTTGAGACCGTTAGAGTAGGCACGATAAAGCGCTGCAAGCACCGACGTGTTCACAACTAATACCCAATCACACATCGATCGTCCGCCCTTCGACGCTAGGTCATCTCACAAAAACAGTAGTTTTTTAGCACAGAGTCATCGACGCACCAACTCTGATTACCGTACCTGCTTAACCTGTTGATGTCCCCTACCAGTTGAAAATTTGACTTCTCGCGATGGTGCCTAACCATTGCCTCGAACACACCGTTCCCGGGAGATGTCTCGAACTGCAGTAAATACTCGCCCACTTCAGCGCTATTCTCATCTGTCTTCTTGCTTATTTTAACCACTTTTTCCAACGAAAGTTGGGCGCACACTGCTGCAGTATGATTTGTTAGTTTGTGAGTATGGCTTACTATATTTTTAAGCCTGCTTACCACATATTTCAAAGCCGCCACGCCAATTAAATCGTTATTTGGAATGTCATGATACCACGCACAGGAACACCATTCGGGAGGTATGCAAGCATCTTCACAACTCCTACCAACAGGCACTTCTTTGAACAGGTTTATGCTGGTCTTGCAGGAATGCTTGTTCCAAGACTCATCCCCTTCGTCGGTGCTTTCAGACCGCACCAGGTTGTACTTCAGTGTCCTGTACACGTCGAAGGGCGATGTCAGCCGGCCGCCGTTTATCCTCAGGTTCCTTGCCGCCAGCTCGTTCTGGTCCCGAAACCATTCCGGGAGCCAGATGTACAGGAAAGGGAGCTTGTCTTCCAACCGTCCGAGGGGGTGCTCGGCAATCTTGCCGAACCGCATCCCGTGATCGCTGAAGAACACGACCATGGTCTTGTTCATGACCCCGACGTCTTGGAGATGTGAGAAGAAATCCAGGAACTTCGCGTCGAACGCCGCTATGTTGTTGTGGTCGTCGTGGCTGAAGTTGTTCAGCCAGAACATCCCGAAGAACGGGCGCTTCCTGAACGTGGCCGCGAAGTCCACCGCGTACCTCAGCACGTGGTCCGTGATCTCCATCATGTCGAAGCACGAGGTCCACGAGTTGCTGAACCTGGAGATTATCTTCCTGTAGAGGACCAGCATGTAGGCGCGCAGGTAGTAGTCTGTCGGCTGCTCCGAGAACCCCACATTGAGGAAGTTGAACGTGCTGATGTCGGGGG comes from Bacillus rossius redtenbacheri isolate Brsri chromosome 18, Brsri_v3, whole genome shotgun sequence and encodes:
- the LOC134541049 gene encoding uncharacterized protein LOC134541049; the encoded protein is MLRRRGDGRPSARLLALLVVAVSTLIVLYGLLSAPRCCGDTRADRWPPSRAVPFFQASDPAKNPFLVWSAGCKIPNVDPFHESLRPLMAPPRVANCSEWAQLTAVSPAPGPAGRFQLRVDPGAAALYATSGGQLSCCYSTASRPAPVKPPTPTRDKKHDGGADARYELTNCTYFKEETLLPSGTEFILVRCFTRVLSVFSKEVYSNMHAMVPIKASVLRKMKTKKRTKALQDTSSDSLSVLLLGIDATSRLNLIRKLPSTFTYLKRNSWFEMAGYNKVGLNTFPNIFPLLTGLRIHYPKNGTCFPSEDRVLDGCPFLWRNYSERGFVTAYGEDAPDISTFNFLNVGFSEQPTDYYLRAYMLVLYRKIISRFSNSWTSCFDMMEITDHVLRYAVDFAATFRKRPFFGMFWLNNFSHDDHNNIAAFDAKFLDFFSHLQDVGVMNKTMVVFFSDHGMRFGKIAEHPLGRLEDKLPFLYIWLPEWFRDQNELAARNLRINGGRLTSPFDVYRTLKYNLVRSESTDEGDESWNKHSCKTSINLFKEVPVGRSCEDACIPPEWCSCAWYHDIPNNDLIGVAALKYVVSRLKNIVSHTHKLTNHTAAVCAQLSLEKVVKISKKTDENSAEVGEYLLQFETSPGNGVFEAMVRHHREKSNFQLVGDINRLSRYGNQSWCVDDSVLKNYCFCEMT